The following proteins are encoded in a genomic region of Arthrobacter jiangjiafuii:
- a CDS encoding DNA polymerase IV, whose translation MLHVDLDQFIAAVEVLRRPELAGKPIIVGGRGDPTERAVVSTASYEARAFGVGSGMPLRIAARKVPDAVILPVDHEEYLAASETVMATLRSQPGAVVQVLGWDEAFVGTETADPEAYARQIQAAVLDRTRLHCSVGIGDTLVRAKNATDFGKPAGVFRLTAANWLEVMGERPTKALWGVGSKVSGRLAKLGINTVAELAAADPQGLVPEFGPKMGPWYAELGRGDGAGTVDDTPWVARGHSRETTFQRDLTEPVQVDEAVRELTAQVLKDVAAEGRPVIGLTLKVRYAPFTTKTHAKKIPETFDRTEVLARALDLAGAIEAGRPIRLLGLRAEMTMPDDARKGHTPTRGGW comes from the coding sequence GTGCTGCACGTGGATCTCGACCAGTTCATCGCGGCGGTCGAAGTGCTCCGGCGGCCGGAGCTGGCGGGCAAGCCGATCATTGTCGGCGGCCGGGGCGACCCCACGGAACGGGCCGTGGTGTCCACCGCGTCCTACGAGGCCCGGGCGTTTGGCGTGGGTTCGGGCATGCCCCTGCGCATCGCGGCACGGAAAGTGCCCGACGCCGTGATCCTCCCGGTCGATCACGAGGAATACCTTGCGGCGTCCGAGACAGTGATGGCCACCCTGCGCAGCCAGCCCGGCGCCGTCGTGCAGGTCCTGGGCTGGGACGAAGCCTTCGTCGGTACGGAAACCGCTGACCCGGAAGCCTACGCACGGCAGATCCAGGCCGCCGTCCTGGACCGGACCCGGCTGCACTGCAGCGTCGGCATCGGCGACACCCTGGTCCGGGCCAAAAATGCCACCGATTTCGGCAAGCCGGCCGGCGTCTTCCGCCTCACCGCGGCAAACTGGCTGGAGGTCATGGGAGAACGGCCCACCAAGGCGCTGTGGGGCGTGGGCTCCAAGGTATCCGGCCGGCTGGCCAAGCTCGGCATCAACACCGTTGCCGAGCTCGCTGCCGCCGATCCGCAGGGCCTGGTCCCGGAGTTCGGGCCCAAAATGGGCCCCTGGTACGCGGAACTCGGACGCGGGGACGGCGCAGGCACGGTGGACGACACCCCCTGGGTTGCGCGCGGGCACAGCCGGGAGACCACGTTCCAGCGCGACCTGACGGAGCCCGTCCAGGTGGACGAGGCCGTGCGCGAGCTGACGGCGCAGGTGCTGAAGGATGTCGCGGCGGAGGGGCGGCCGGTGATCGGGCTGACCCTCAAGGTCCGGTACGCCCCGTTCACCACCAAGACCCACGCCAAGAAGATTCCCGAGACCTTCGACCGGACTGAAGTCCTCGCGCGGGCCCTGGACCTGGCCGGCGCCATCGAGGCCGGCCGGCCGATCCGGCTTCTGGGCCTGCGGGCCGAAATGACCATGCCCGACGACGCCCGGAAGGGACATACACCCACGCGCGGCGGATGGTGA
- a CDS encoding alpha/beta hydrolase — MDSSHTPDTIVLVHGLWVTPRSWEEWKARYEAQGFTVLTPAYPGFEIEVETLRENPDVIANLTVPETVAHLAGIIEDLPEPPIIMGHSFGGLLTQLLLARGLGAAGAAINAAPTEGVRVTPLSQARSLFPALKNPANFHRAVGFTPEEWHYAFTNSLSREDSDAAYERYAIAAPGHWVWAYGLLANFQPGHQETWVDYSADRAPLLFIGGSEDHIMPPSVNRSNAKHWAKSPALTEYHEFDGRTHWTCAEPGWEDVADYALEWTLAHAQPQPSAPEQGSPG, encoded by the coding sequence ATGGACAGCTCCCATACCCCCGACACCATCGTGCTGGTCCACGGACTGTGGGTAACCCCGCGCAGCTGGGAAGAGTGGAAGGCCCGCTATGAAGCCCAGGGCTTCACCGTCCTCACGCCGGCCTATCCCGGATTCGAAATCGAGGTCGAGACGCTGCGGGAGAACCCCGACGTGATCGCGAACCTCACCGTGCCGGAAACCGTGGCTCACCTCGCGGGCATCATCGAGGACCTGCCCGAACCGCCGATCATCATGGGGCACTCCTTCGGCGGACTCCTGACACAGCTGCTCCTGGCCCGCGGACTGGGGGCCGCCGGCGCCGCCATCAATGCAGCCCCCACCGAGGGTGTCCGGGTCACTCCGCTGTCCCAGGCCCGGTCCCTCTTTCCCGCGCTGAAGAACCCGGCAAATTTCCACAGGGCCGTGGGCTTCACGCCGGAGGAATGGCATTACGCCTTCACCAACTCGCTCAGCCGGGAGGACTCCGATGCCGCTTACGAGCGCTACGCCATCGCCGCCCCCGGGCACTGGGTCTGGGCCTACGGACTGCTCGCGAACTTCCAGCCGGGGCACCAGGAGACCTGGGTGGACTACTCCGCCGACAGGGCGCCGCTGTTGTTCATCGGGGGCAGCGAGGACCACATCATGCCCCCGTCGGTGAACCGGTCCAACGCCAAACACTGGGCCAAATCGCCGGCGCTGACGGAGTATCACGAGTTTGACGGCCGCACCCACTGGACCTGCGCCGAACCCGGGTGGGAAGACGTCGCCGACTATGCCTTGGAGTGGACGCTCGCCCACGCACAGCCGCAGCCGTCCGCGCCGGAGCAGGGGAGTCCCGGATAG
- a CDS encoding isopenicillin N synthase family dioxygenase, with protein MTAIPTSIPVLDLSTARNTDGSFNAEFILALREATHRIGFFQLVGYGAGEAKVDQLFNVTKRFFDLPLEDRMALDNRKSPHFRGYTRLGTELTQGRPDSREQIDFGPERAPVENYPADQPFWLVQGPNLFPDNVLPELRQQSMEWAELMSGVGAELLSAIAVSLGLPEDHFAEPFEGTPAWMAKLAHYVGGEVKEAGTQGVGSHADYGFVTLLLQDSVGGLEVRPHESDTWIPVEPIPGALVVNLGEMLEVATQGYLSATIHRVTAPAPGVDRYAIPFFWSPRLDAVIDPVELPAELAAQSRGISDDPQNPMLASYGSNVLKGWLRAHPQVATLHHPELIGAK; from the coding sequence ATGACTGCGATCCCCACCTCCATTCCTGTCCTGGACCTGAGCACCGCCCGCAACACGGACGGTTCCTTCAATGCCGAGTTCATCCTTGCGCTGCGGGAAGCAACCCATCGGATCGGCTTCTTCCAGCTGGTCGGATACGGCGCCGGCGAGGCCAAGGTGGACCAGCTGTTCAACGTCACCAAGCGTTTCTTTGACCTGCCCCTGGAGGACCGGATGGCACTGGATAACCGGAAGTCTCCGCACTTCCGCGGCTACACCCGGCTCGGCACCGAGCTGACCCAGGGGCGTCCGGATTCCCGTGAGCAGATCGATTTTGGTCCGGAACGCGCGCCGGTGGAGAACTACCCGGCGGACCAGCCGTTCTGGCTGGTCCAGGGCCCGAACCTGTTTCCCGACAATGTCCTGCCGGAGCTTCGGCAGCAGTCGATGGAATGGGCGGAACTGATGTCAGGGGTGGGGGCCGAACTCCTCAGCGCGATCGCCGTCTCACTTGGACTCCCAGAGGACCACTTCGCCGAGCCGTTCGAAGGCACCCCGGCATGGATGGCCAAGCTGGCCCATTATGTGGGCGGTGAGGTGAAGGAAGCAGGCACGCAGGGAGTGGGCTCGCACGCTGACTACGGCTTCGTGACGCTGCTGCTGCAGGATTCGGTGGGCGGACTGGAGGTCCGGCCGCACGAGTCCGACACCTGGATTCCGGTGGAGCCCATCCCCGGGGCGCTCGTGGTCAACCTCGGCGAGATGCTGGAGGTGGCCACCCAGGGGTATCTCTCGGCCACGATCCACCGGGTGACCGCGCCGGCTCCGGGCGTGGACCGCTACGCCATTCCGTTCTTCTGGTCCCCGCGGCTGGACGCCGTCATTGACCCGGTGGAGTTGCCCGCCGAACTCGCGGCGCAGTCCCGCGGCATCTCCGACGATCCGCAGAATCCGATGCTCGCGTCCTACGGTTCCAACGTGCTCAAGGGCTGGCTGCGGGCCCATCCGCAGGTCGCCACGCTGCATCACCCGGAGCTCATCGGCGCCAAATAG
- a CDS encoding DUF1345 domain-containing protein has product MSSQPPPGVPALASDRRRSLTALAVALPSGAVTFTAYILVNPVRLTVNTATLTAFIFWIAYAAVWLTLTHRVFAPADSSTLRAWLQASATRTGRLPTVNIQASLLATAAVALDLFLPGLVTSNLANGLTVVVVLSAWLVTVSTYAVHYARLDGAGDAFELPGPASAVFTDYYYLAAQIATTFSSSDINVLTARARAAVTGQAFIGFAFSTFIIALLIAILFP; this is encoded by the coding sequence ATGAGTTCCCAGCCGCCGCCAGGCGTGCCCGCGCTGGCCTCCGACCGCCGCCGGAGCCTCACCGCCCTGGCGGTAGCGCTGCCCAGCGGTGCCGTGACGTTCACGGCATACATCCTGGTGAATCCTGTCCGGCTAACCGTCAACACTGCGACACTCACCGCCTTCATCTTCTGGATCGCCTACGCCGCCGTCTGGCTCACCCTCACCCACCGGGTATTCGCCCCTGCGGATTCGTCCACCCTGCGGGCCTGGCTGCAGGCCTCCGCCACCCGGACCGGCAGGCTGCCGACGGTCAATATCCAGGCATCCCTCCTCGCCACTGCCGCCGTCGCCCTCGACCTCTTCCTCCCGGGGCTGGTCACCAGCAACCTGGCGAATGGCCTGACGGTCGTCGTCGTCCTTAGCGCCTGGCTGGTTACCGTTTCCACCTACGCCGTGCATTACGCGCGGCTGGATGGCGCCGGGGATGCCTTCGAACTGCCCGGTCCGGCGTCCGCGGTCTTCACCGATTACTACTACCTCGCGGCACAGATCGCGACGACGTTTTCTTCCTCCGACATCAATGTCCTGACCGCCCGGGCCCGGGCGGCCGTGACCGGCCAGGCTTTCATTGGATTCGCCTTCAGCACCTTCATCATTGCCCTGCTTATCGCGATCCTCTTTCCCTGA
- a CDS encoding ABC transporter substrate-binding protein produces MSAPHPPRGTTRRSLLGGAGLGFLALALGACSSRETVAAAGTATGSSGFTVTDMRGVQVTFDAPVQRIATTVIPSPSMLAAVDGGYGKIVGINESTKQANQQGLFGEMYPESKTTTTISPSSFTPNIETITTLEPDVVFQWADQGDGLVEPLETAGFKTVCLLYGTQEYLETWMQLFSTILGKPERGTEIVQWMHTEIDRLKKELSGVTTPVRVVHLGQSGDGYSASNKTSYMHYWMELAGGQNMAADNISPENVVSAEQLIEWDPEVITLGGFDARMPAEVYADKSLASLSAVRNRRVYKAPLGGYRWEVPCAESPLMWQWAAELFHPDRTGHNLRAAMKEKIAYLYGYDVSEAQIDAALRLELNSASAGYDVFSA; encoded by the coding sequence TTGTCCGCACCCCACCCCCCACGTGGAACCACCCGTCGCAGCCTTCTCGGAGGTGCCGGACTCGGCTTCCTGGCCCTCGCCCTCGGCGCCTGCTCGTCCCGCGAAACCGTTGCTGCCGCAGGCACCGCAACCGGGTCCTCCGGATTCACCGTCACCGACATGCGCGGTGTGCAGGTCACCTTTGACGCCCCGGTGCAGCGCATCGCCACCACCGTCATCCCCTCGCCCTCCATGCTGGCGGCCGTTGACGGCGGCTACGGCAAGATCGTGGGCATCAACGAATCCACCAAGCAGGCCAACCAGCAGGGCCTGTTCGGCGAGATGTACCCGGAGTCGAAGACGACCACCACCATCTCCCCCTCCAGCTTCACCCCGAACATTGAAACCATCACCACCCTGGAACCCGACGTCGTGTTCCAATGGGCGGACCAGGGCGACGGCCTGGTGGAGCCGCTGGAAACCGCTGGCTTCAAGACCGTCTGCCTGCTCTACGGCACGCAGGAATATCTGGAAACCTGGATGCAGCTGTTCTCCACGATCCTGGGCAAGCCCGAGCGCGGCACGGAGATCGTTCAGTGGATGCACACCGAGATCGACCGGCTGAAGAAGGAACTCTCCGGTGTCACCACTCCGGTCCGGGTGGTCCACCTGGGCCAGTCCGGCGACGGCTACTCGGCGTCGAACAAGACCTCCTACATGCATTACTGGATGGAACTGGCCGGCGGACAGAACATGGCCGCCGACAATATCTCGCCCGAGAACGTGGTCAGCGCCGAACAGCTCATCGAATGGGACCCCGAGGTCATCACGCTGGGCGGTTTCGACGCCCGTATGCCGGCCGAGGTGTATGCCGACAAGTCGCTGGCCTCGCTTTCCGCGGTCCGGAACCGGCGCGTGTACAAGGCGCCGCTGGGCGGCTACCGCTGGGAAGTCCCGTGCGCCGAGTCCCCGCTGATGTGGCAGTGGGCGGCCGAGCTGTTCCACCCGGACCGCACCGGGCACAACCTGCGCGCCGCCATGAAGGAGAAGATCGCCTACCTCTACGGCTACGACGTCTCCGAAGCCCAGATCGATGCAGCCCTGCGGCTGGAACTGAACAGCGCAAGCGCCGGCTATGACGTCTTCAGTGCCTAA
- a CDS encoding FecCD family ABC transporter permease — MTSSVPKADGTKTTAPAGTTQLPAATTAAPAHSAPSKPAPRSHRLPLLLCVLILLAVALVSMAAGRYWVPPNEILRILANEATALFGAGGGEGLLRRTWTDQEATVVLDVRLPRVLLAFLVGGALSLGGACLQALFRNPLVSPDIIGVTAGASFGGVLVLTLGLSGGWMVGGAFGFGLAALAVVLALGRMGGAGGPMLMIVLGGIVVAAFFNALVSFITYTADPYSELPSIVHWLLGSIAAASYTKVLTALVPVAIGGAVVLAMRWRLNVLSLGDDDAAALGVNPHRSRVVLLCAVALMTAGTVAVAGAVGWVGLVVPHLARLWVGPDHRVLLPASLLLGGTYLMLIDTLSRSISSSELPLGILTAVIGAPVFVALLARSQKKGAVS; from the coding sequence ATGACGTCTTCAGTGCCTAAGGCCGACGGCACGAAGACGACGGCGCCCGCCGGCACGACGCAGCTTCCCGCAGCAACGACGGCGGCGCCGGCCCACTCTGCGCCGTCCAAACCCGCCCCGCGCAGCCACCGTCTGCCGCTGCTGCTGTGCGTGCTGATCCTGCTCGCCGTGGCCCTGGTGTCCATGGCCGCCGGACGGTACTGGGTGCCGCCGAACGAAATCCTGCGCATCCTCGCCAATGAAGCCACGGCGCTCTTTGGCGCCGGTGGCGGCGAGGGACTCCTGCGCCGGACCTGGACCGACCAGGAAGCCACAGTGGTCCTGGATGTCCGCCTGCCGCGCGTGCTGCTGGCCTTCCTGGTGGGCGGCGCGCTGTCCCTGGGCGGTGCCTGCCTGCAGGCCCTGTTCCGCAACCCGCTGGTCAGTCCGGACATCATCGGCGTCACCGCCGGCGCTTCCTTCGGCGGCGTACTGGTGCTGACCCTTGGCCTCTCCGGCGGCTGGATGGTGGGCGGCGCGTTCGGCTTTGGCCTGGCCGCGCTCGCCGTCGTCCTCGCGCTGGGACGGATGGGCGGTGCCGGCGGACCGATGCTGATGATCGTGCTCGGCGGAATCGTGGTGGCGGCGTTCTTCAACGCCCTGGTTTCCTTCATCACCTACACAGCCGACCCGTACTCCGAACTGCCTTCGATTGTGCACTGGCTGCTGGGCTCCATTGCCGCCGCCAGCTACACCAAGGTACTCACCGCCCTGGTTCCGGTGGCGATCGGCGGAGCCGTGGTGCTGGCGATGCGCTGGCGCCTGAATGTCCTCTCGCTGGGCGACGACGACGCCGCCGCGCTGGGCGTGAACCCGCACCGCTCCCGCGTGGTGCTGCTCTGCGCCGTGGCCCTGATGACCGCCGGCACCGTTGCCGTGGCCGGTGCCGTGGGCTGGGTGGGACTCGTGGTTCCGCACCTGGCCCGGCTCTGGGTCGGCCCGGACCACCGCGTGCTGCTCCCGGCATCCCTGTTGCTGGGTGGCACCTATCTGATGCTGATCGACACCCTCAGCCGTTCCATCAGCAGCAGCGAGCTGCCGCTGGGCATCCTCACCGCCGTCATCGGCGCCCCGGTCTTCGTGGCCCTGCTGGCCCGATCCCAGAAGAAAGGCGCAGTGTCATGA
- a CDS encoding ABC transporter ATP-binding protein, producing the protein MTAVSALPTAPAAVVPAATVPASAAGTEPLMSVSGLGFRYSRLRPWLFRNLEFSLERGEILSILGPNARGKTTLLKCLSGLLKPREGQIDCGPAVGYVPQDHGAGGASFTVAEMVLMGRSRHLHAFQTPRREDHEAADAAMERIGVADWAQRNYSELSGGQRQLVLIARAVASGSELLILDEPASALDLHNQSRVLTVLSGLAADGMGVIMTTHHPDHALHVSRNALLFVGSDDTRWGPTEELLTGSALSAVYGLPICTPTVGTVSGDRVIAVPDFGPSCRADCPVPPRSVHSIPLRKDLP; encoded by the coding sequence ATGACCGCAGTCTCTGCCCTGCCCACCGCACCCGCCGCCGTCGTACCTGCCGCGACGGTTCCAGCCTCGGCCGCCGGAACCGAACCCCTGATGTCCGTTAGCGGCCTCGGGTTCCGCTACTCCCGGCTGCGGCCCTGGCTGTTCCGGAACCTGGAATTCAGCCTCGAACGCGGGGAGATCCTGTCCATCCTTGGGCCCAACGCCCGCGGCAAGACCACCCTGCTCAAGTGCCTCTCCGGCCTGCTCAAACCCCGCGAGGGGCAGATCGACTGCGGCCCCGCCGTCGGCTACGTGCCGCAGGACCACGGCGCCGGCGGAGCGTCCTTCACCGTGGCCGAGATGGTGCTCATGGGCCGCAGCCGGCACCTGCACGCCTTCCAGACCCCGCGCCGGGAAGACCACGAGGCCGCCGATGCCGCCATGGAACGGATCGGCGTGGCCGACTGGGCGCAGCGGAACTACTCCGAGCTCTCCGGCGGACAGCGCCAGCTGGTGCTGATTGCCCGTGCCGTGGCGTCCGGATCCGAACTGCTGATCCTGGACGAGCCAGCGTCCGCCCTGGACCTGCATAACCAGTCCCGGGTGCTGACCGTCCTGTCCGGCCTGGCCGCCGACGGGATGGGCGTCATCATGACCACCCACCATCCCGACCACGCGCTGCACGTTTCCCGCAACGCCCTGCTGTTTGTCGGCAGCGACGACACCCGCTGGGGCCCCACCGAGGAACTGCTGACCGGTTCCGCGCTGTCGGCCGTCTACGGACTGCCGATCTGCACCCCCACCGTCGGCACCGTCTCCGGCGACCGCGTGATCGCGGTGCCGGACTTTGGCCCCTCCTGCCGGGCGGACTGCCCCGTGCCGCCCCGTTCCGTACACTCCATCCCGCTCCGAAAGGACCTCCCATGA
- a CDS encoding LysE/ArgO family amino acid transporter — translation MWSIWGTGLLTGLGLIVAIGAQNAFVLRQGIRREHIAAVVLLCAVSDAILILAGTAGIGALVSSFPQVLVFLRWAGAAYLAWFGIRSFLSALKPSVLTGQAPRSKGSVIATTLALTFLNPHVYLDTVVLLGSVANQYGTDARWIFASGAVLGSILWFSGLGYGARALSGALSRPRTWQVLDVLIGVVMLALAVKLVLG, via the coding sequence ATGTGGAGCATTTGGGGTACCGGCCTGCTGACCGGACTGGGACTGATCGTGGCTATCGGGGCGCAGAACGCGTTTGTCCTGCGGCAGGGCATCCGCCGCGAGCACATCGCCGCGGTGGTGCTGCTATGCGCGGTGAGCGACGCGATCCTGATCCTTGCGGGCACTGCGGGCATTGGCGCGCTCGTATCCAGCTTCCCGCAGGTCCTCGTTTTCCTGCGGTGGGCCGGTGCAGCGTATCTGGCCTGGTTCGGCATCAGGTCCTTCCTCTCCGCGCTGAAGCCCTCGGTCCTCACCGGCCAGGCGCCGCGGTCCAAAGGCTCGGTCATCGCCACCACGCTGGCGCTGACGTTCCTGAACCCGCATGTCTATCTGGACACCGTGGTGCTGCTGGGAAGCGTGGCCAACCAGTACGGCACGGACGCGCGGTGGATCTTCGCCTCCGGGGCAGTCCTGGGCAGCATTCTCTGGTTCTCGGGCCTCGGCTACGGTGCCCGGGCCCTGTCCGGAGCGCTCAGCAGGCCGCGCACCTGGCAGGTGCTGGACGTGCTGATCGGCGTCGTGATGCTGGCCCTGGCGGTGAAACTGGTCCTGGGCTGA
- a CDS encoding LysR family transcriptional regulator ArgP: MNFEHLRALAAVVDEGTFEAAADRLHLSPSAVSQRIKALEKSVGQVVVRRTVPCTPTHAGSALLRLARQVQLLEAEARHALGSETSAVTSTPVAVNADSLATWFLPVLEEAAGWPDTTLDLHVEDQDHSSRLLRQGDVLGAVTADPAPVNGCRAVRLGAMRYVPAAAPALRDRFVGASGPDWSAMPVLAFNTKDDLQRRFLASRGGAGQPPMHTIPSSEAFVAAVRAGLGWGMVPELQVGSDFDDGRLVLLDPAAHHDVVLYWQSWTLQSGRLDRLAAAVRRAGRLLRS, from the coding sequence ATGAACTTTGAACATCTGCGCGCGCTCGCTGCCGTGGTCGACGAGGGCACCTTCGAGGCAGCAGCGGACCGGCTGCATCTCAGCCCGTCCGCGGTCAGCCAGCGGATCAAGGCCCTGGAGAAGTCGGTGGGACAGGTGGTGGTGCGCCGCACCGTGCCGTGTACGCCCACCCACGCCGGGTCGGCCCTGCTGCGCCTGGCCCGGCAGGTGCAGCTGCTGGAAGCCGAGGCCCGTCACGCCCTGGGTTCGGAGACATCGGCGGTGACCTCCACCCCCGTGGCAGTGAATGCCGATTCCCTGGCCACATGGTTCCTGCCCGTGCTCGAGGAGGCCGCGGGCTGGCCGGACACCACGCTGGACCTGCATGTGGAGGACCAGGATCACAGCAGCCGGCTGCTGCGGCAGGGCGACGTGCTGGGTGCGGTGACTGCGGATCCGGCGCCGGTGAACGGCTGCCGGGCCGTACGGCTCGGGGCGATGCGCTACGTTCCGGCCGCAGCGCCCGCCCTGCGGGACCGGTTCGTCGGGGCGTCCGGCCCGGATTGGAGTGCCATGCCCGTGCTGGCGTTCAACACCAAGGACGATCTGCAGCGGCGGTTCCTGGCCTCCCGCGGCGGTGCCGGCCAGCCGCCGATGCACACGATCCCGTCTTCTGAAGCCTTTGTGGCTGCCGTGCGGGCCGGGCTGGGCTGGGGCATGGTGCCGGAGCTGCAGGTCGGTTCCGATTTCGACGACGGCCGGCTGGTGCTGCTCGACCCCGCCGCGCATCACGACGTCGTGCTGTATTGGCAGTCCTGGACCCTCCAGTCCGGGCGCCTTGACCGGCTCGCGGCGGCGGTGCGCCGGGCAGGCCGGCTGCTGCGCAGCTAG
- a CDS encoding type II toxin-antitoxin system VapB family antitoxin: MIFKAVGDGRPYPDHGYVTPKDWAAVPPRQVRLDELVTTKATLDLGALLAEDSTFFGDLFPHVVLWRDTMYLEDGLHRAVRTALHQRTILHARVLVIDD; the protein is encoded by the coding sequence GTGATCTTCAAAGCTGTTGGCGACGGACGCCCCTACCCCGACCATGGATACGTAACTCCCAAGGATTGGGCAGCGGTACCTCCCCGGCAGGTCCGGCTCGATGAGCTGGTTACCACCAAGGCCACCCTGGATCTGGGGGCCTTGCTGGCTGAGGACTCGACGTTTTTTGGCGATCTATTTCCGCACGTCGTTTTGTGGAGGGACACCATGTATCTGGAAGACGGACTTCACCGGGCCGTGAGGACGGCGCTGCACCAGCGCACCATCCTGCATGCACGCGTCCTGGTGATCGATGACTGA
- a CDS encoding LytR C-terminal domain-containing protein gives MTEKPPGAPHRNRAAKYDPTEWHGHRIVTEGDLGAVFDAEADEAVRVRVARRRRRLHRIVIGVLVALLLAAALFAVAVLRGWIVLSEPELSPEVSAECPAGPFSYQPPESITVNVYNTTPTPGLATQVADALAARGFAVGTVGNNVINREDMTAVVVSGPSGEASAFTLQQQIPGTQYLQDDRADTSVDVVLGSAYTELVPAENVSAAATGPMSCPWKTESPAASPAPAG, from the coding sequence ATGACTGAGAAGCCCCCCGGTGCCCCGCACCGGAACAGGGCTGCCAAGTATGACCCCACCGAATGGCATGGCCACCGGATCGTCACCGAAGGGGACCTCGGCGCGGTTTTCGACGCCGAAGCGGACGAGGCTGTCCGGGTGCGCGTGGCCCGGCGGCGCCGCCGGTTGCACCGGATCGTGATCGGTGTGCTGGTGGCCCTGCTGCTGGCCGCCGCTCTGTTTGCCGTGGCCGTCCTCCGCGGCTGGATTGTCCTCTCCGAGCCGGAGCTGAGCCCGGAGGTCTCCGCCGAGTGCCCCGCCGGCCCGTTCAGCTATCAGCCGCCGGAGAGCATCACGGTCAACGTCTACAACACCACCCCCACCCCCGGACTGGCCACGCAGGTGGCGGACGCGCTGGCGGCCCGCGGCTTTGCTGTGGGAACCGTGGGCAACAACGTGATCAACCGCGAGGACATGACCGCCGTCGTCGTCTCCGGGCCGAGCGGCGAGGCCTCCGCCTTCACGCTGCAGCAGCAGATTCCGGGTACGCAGTACCTCCAGGATGACCGGGCCGATACCTCCGTGGATGTGGTGCTCGGTTCCGCGTATACGGAACTGGTGCCCGCGGAGAACGTTTCAGCCGCCGCCACTGGTCCGATGAGCTGCCCCTGGAAGACCGAATCTCCTGCCGCGTCGCCCGCTCCGGCGGGCTAA
- a CDS encoding alpha/beta fold hydrolase, with protein MTTITSSPNIILIPGHWLGAWAWDEVLAHLNTSQSRATAMTLPGLDKDDPDRVVKTLDDQAAAVLDVFAGLGVSKEQPAVIVAHSGANFPVSLVLDRHPELVQRVVWVDSGPVAAGSIFAPDLPEGLEELPLPSFDVLGQQASLDGLSAEVLERFQSRAVPEPGPVLRQPLELTNDARRQVPTTLVCCSIPGAQVMELAGAGHAMFAETANLEHLDVVDLPTGHWPMWSRPRDLANAITSAASRTD; from the coding sequence ATGACAACTATTACGAGCAGCCCGAACATCATCCTCATCCCCGGCCACTGGCTGGGCGCCTGGGCGTGGGATGAAGTCCTGGCACACCTGAACACCAGCCAGTCCCGTGCAACCGCGATGACGCTGCCTGGTCTTGATAAGGACGATCCTGACCGCGTGGTGAAGACCCTCGACGATCAAGCCGCAGCGGTGCTGGACGTCTTCGCCGGACTCGGGGTCTCCAAGGAGCAGCCCGCGGTTATCGTCGCTCACAGCGGGGCGAACTTCCCCGTCAGCCTTGTCCTTGACCGGCACCCTGAGCTTGTTCAACGGGTGGTGTGGGTGGACTCCGGCCCGGTGGCGGCGGGAAGCATCTTCGCCCCGGACCTACCGGAGGGGTTGGAGGAGCTTCCGCTGCCGTCCTTCGACGTCCTCGGGCAGCAGGCGAGCCTCGACGGCCTGAGCGCGGAGGTCCTCGAGCGTTTTCAGTCCAGGGCCGTCCCCGAACCCGGACCCGTGCTTCGCCAGCCCCTCGAGCTCACGAACGACGCCCGCCGCCAGGTTCCGACCACCCTGGTGTGCTGCTCCATCCCGGGCGCCCAGGTGATGGAGCTGGCCGGCGCAGGTCATGCCATGTTTGCCGAAACCGCGAACCTTGAGCATCTCGACGTGGTTGACCTTCCGACCGGGCATTGGCCGATGTGGAGCCGTCCCCGCGACCTCGCCAACGCCATAACGTCAGCGGCTTCGCGGACCGACTGA